A stretch of DNA from Strigops habroptila isolate Jane chromosome 1, bStrHab1.2.pri, whole genome shotgun sequence:
GAGAAAATGTGCAGAGAAAGATCATGTACTGTGCCCTTCTGTTGTATTTCTGTTGTTTAGCATGTAGAAAATACCACTGCTTGTTTTTAGCTGTGTAATTTGTGGTACAAGTAAATCAACTTTTAATTtagtggaaagggaaaaaaaacccaaccctgagGGGCTGTACAAAATGTATTGAAGCCTCTATCTCTGTTGccttgtttttaaactgttttagaATGTGGATCTTCTGTATTCCTGTTATACGTaggtatttcagaaataagGTTAAGGTATAGGTGACTTAAAAGCTCTCTAATTTTCTAGTGCATTTGCCAGTGGGAAAACTTTGTGAACTATTAAATTTTAAGAAAGTGAGGATGACTTTTAATCATAATCCCATGGATCGTATATTCTCTTTATCGCCATTGCATTAGCAGTGACAAGCTAGAACTTAGAAATCTAAGTTCTGAATTAGTAACAGTAAAAACATAAGGAGGGGTGAACATCTTTGAAAGTAATTTGTCTGAAGGCTCAGATTCTTTATCTGCTTGTTCCTCCCCCACgtgtttttcagctgaagaaactgaaactgAACCTGTGCAGCCGTATTCTTCGAGAAAGGCGGAAGACAGTTTGAGCCATGGCAAGCCAGGTAAGATCATTTGGTCAGAAATTCAGGCTTGCAGTGCCTAAATGGATTCCAGAACCATACTCGGAATTCCTTGTAAATGTAAAGCTGAAATAGCTAGCTTGCTCTGAGTTGGGCATTCTTTTAGTCCTACGTTTTCTTCTGGTAATGTAATCGGTGGCTGTCCTCGGGACACCTAATTGCATCAACTGAAGCAGGTTGGGGGCATAACATTAAGTTTTGCAGTTTGGATTACTTGAGCATGAGTTCTTCTGAAGGACTTTGCGCATAACACTCTCTATGTAAGATACATGTAGAGGTGTTCTAGTGGAAGAACATTAAAGCCTGCGTAAGTAAAAAATGCTGCGAAACACCATTCTTATTTTTGGAAGTCTTTGTTCTTCAGATTCTTAAGCGAGGGAGGCAACCTGTGTTAATATGGCTGTTGTTTCCCTCGTCTTTTCTGTAGTTGCCCCACTTCCTTTTTAAACtgtggtttttggggttttggtttttcttccttttttttttttttttttttcctgtttttcgTGCAAGAGGTGCTTTTTATGCCTCTTCCTGGCCTTGCGTCTGGGTTTGAGTTTTCCCTCAGCCAAGCTAGTGCCTGTTCCAGGTCTGCTTTCTCCTTATGTTCCATTAATTGGCCTCCTGTTGTTCCTGGCCTGGGAGAGTGAGTCACAGCTGGGTAGTGAGGAAAGGCATCTCACCTAAGAGAATTCCTAGGTGAGGGGAGATAGGGACAGCTGAGACCCCTTCTGGGCAAGAGTGATGATTTCCCTGCCTCTTCATCActcagactgctgctgctgctgctgcagggttttttgGAGTCCTGGAGCTCGAGTGGAACACGGTCCAGTCCTGAAGCTAATTAACATTTAGGATTGGCCAACATCGAAGTGCTGTCTGCTTTTTCCCTAATTCCAAGAGGAAGCGGTCGATCCTATAGCCAGCTTGACAAGTCAGGGGAATATGGCTGTTCATACAATCCTTTGGCTCTGTTATTTTTGCCAGGCGTTTTCCCCAGAGGCTGCTTTCCCTCATGGGAGGCGGAGGGAGAAATGGGACCCCAGGCTTCTTTCAAGGGCAAGGTGAATATGGGGAAATCACCTGTGGTGATGGGGAGTGGGAGGGAGGAATGTAAATGAGGCTAAATACTATAAAGgtgattctttttctctcaacAGGACTTGCTGGCGAAAAAGAGAGAATGTCTTCAGGCCTACAGCTGGTGGAGAACGCCACAGAAGAAAcggaagaaaaagaacaaaataaaaccaggaagaatAGAGTTTGTCCCTAGTAGTACTGCAGCCAGGTAAAGAACTTTTGAAAGGAGAAGCTCTGACCCCTTATCTGCTAAATTAATAGTGACCAGTGAATACCacaacttattttttaaaagcctgaaatgGTACATCTGGTGCCTATACACTTATGTATTGCTTATGGAAATGCATTGCCAATGGAATAACAAAGCTATCTTGTAGTCTGCTTCTCCCACAATTGCTGAGAAGTGGTGGCAAAAATAGTTACAGCTTTTTTGAATCATGGCTGTAACTtgacagtaatattttttttttcttgatatttttgtGCCTTCCTCCCCTTCAGACAATAAATGCCCTTTTTTTAATACCAAATTCTTaaaattttttataaaatggatctttgaaatgctttttcttgttttttttgAGGAAGTGGCAGAATGGACCCAGGTAAAGAGAGAACTTGGTGCCGGAGTGGTGGCACTGCAGTAATGTACATTActctgcagagctttgcagTTAATACTCCTCTCAGAGTTCATTTCCTTATTTGTCCAGTGACAACGCCTGTGTGTTAGGTACTTTAATACTGCAATCAGCTGCCTTAGTCTCAAGCTTGAAAATTCTCCTCTCATCTTTTTAAAGACCGGATTATTCAATATTTGTTGGGGAGCTTACTCCGGAAGTGGATGATTTCCAGCTCTATGACTATTTCCTAAAGAGGTACCCCTCATGTATTGACTGCAAAATAGCAACAGACCTGCTGGGATATTCCAGGTAATGCCTGTGAAAATTCGCAATGCTGTCAATGTTTGCTTCTATAAGTAACATATAGGAACTCGCATTGGAACTGtttctacattttcttcagAGGCAGGAAGAGAGATTAGTCTCtaggaattttttcttttttcttttcaacagcacagatacatttttaaaactccCTGGTTAGTTTAAGCAGTTGACATAATCTTCAATTTAGCCCTGTGTGTATCTGCATGAAAGCAGTTAGATGGTGGGAGAAGGGAGCCCTGTCACTGaaacctgtgctgctgtgcttacGTACAGCAGTGTGTCCGCTTAGTCTTTTGCAGTACTGAAGACAGTAATTCCCTTTTTACATGTGGGAGAAAAGTGTAAGGCCTGGCTAATCTCAGGGCGTTGGGAGACTGAACCTGTTAATATTAGTAAATAAAGCTTAGCAGAAGTTATACTCGCCAGGCAGTGAGTCAAGCAGGGATGAGTGAGTTTACTGTTCAGTACCAGCTATAATAGACTAATTCAAGAAGCTTCAGAGAAAGGAAGTTTAAAAAGACTGTTAGTATAGTGATAGGACTGGGTTAATAATTAGCTGCTGTAGATGCAGAAACATGGAATCTGATTTCTTACACAGATAGcaattaaactgtattttttcactgGCTCTCAGCAAGTTGCATCATAATGCTATCAAAGAACAAGCTTCTGGCccaagattttaattttgtgaaagCATCTTTGCACATGCACATGCCAGAGAGGTTGCCTAGCTAATAGAAGCTATAGTAGCACCTGTcttctgggttggttttttttggttttttttttgtagaagaCAAATTGAATTCATTAGCTTTGTAACTGTTATGTATACTagaatttgttttctcccttttgaaAATTGTAGAGGGTATGCCTTTGTCAGATTTGGTGAGCAAGGTGATCAGATGAGGGCACTGCAAGACTGCCAGAATGCACCAGGTCTGGGGGGAAAACGAATCCGGCTGAGCATAGGAATTTCTAAAAGGTAACAAATGAGTTGTGCATTGATACAATAATTCTAAATAATCAGATTCTTGTAGCTCTGCCTTTGTAAAGTCTGTGGCCCTTGTATAATGGCTGTACACACAATGCAGtctacaaaaccaaaaatacagaagcacTATGTTTTGACTCCATGGATTCATCAACCTCTTTCAGGATTGCTGGGGGAATCTAACTCGTTAAGTCTAGCCAGATTGTGTAACTTGGGCTTAGCTGCTGTTGTAACCAGCCTTAATTCTTATAATAGAAAAGCTGAATgcattcataaatattttccaggTTTGGGCCTGAAGAAGGTAGAAGGGACAACTAGCATTTTTGTATGCTGGGGAGCTTTTATTCTGGGCCTTTCTCTCTAGTTTAGGCAGTGTAGCACATAATTGGTTTTACATTAGGCTGGCAGAGAAAGGAGcttttaagtggaaaaataaagaatatagAGGGGAAGAAGCTAAAGGAGTTGTTGGTGAAGCAATTTTAGAATATTATGCTTTTCAAGTGATTGGGGCAGCAGGGAGTTTAAAATGGCTTGATTTTGAGAGAGTTTTTTACTCTGCCAGCTCAGTTCTCTCAGTCAGTTATTTAAGGCAATTCAAGTCTATGAACAGTCAGAGAATCGATACCAAATTTGATAAACTTTGATCCAGGATACAGGCAAAAATAGAACTTTACATTAAACAATTTCAGTATATTCATGAGGTTGGCTTGTATGTGCAgttaaatagtaaaaataacagcttttctctttacCCTGGATAATTTTGTAAATGTTGCCGCTTTGCTTTAGCATGGAAATGCTCTTACGCAAGAGAGCACTGTCCAGAATAGCGCTGACttaaattatttggaaaacaagaagAGGTCACAAAGAAACAGGCTTCCTCGCTTCTGCTATCCAGAAAAATGTTGGCAGCActtccagatttttctttcttacagagATGCATGTGGGAGAGAAGTTAGTAGCAGAAGGCTGAGACATTATGTAGTCATTTGTTTACTACAGTGGCAAGACAATAGAATACCTGATTATGAGAACATGTGTAGCTTCACAGTTATGAAATGAACGTAGGTATTAAAATACACATCAGTAATCTGTATCTGTTTCTGAATGGCTGAGTACTATGCTTTCTCAGCATCAAAATATCCAGCCATCAGAGTAGTTTGTCACTGAGTCACTTACATTGGAAACTTCTTTCTGAGTTCCTTCAGTTTGTGTTCTTGACAAAAAGCCTGGATTTGAGTTTTCTGTGATGAGGTGGAGATGCACAGAAATTGGACTCTCTGAACACAGGAGGCCTGCctgaacaaaaccagtgaaGCAATGTCTTAAGCatagaggattttttttgaaTGTGCAGCTGGACTGCCTGAATGTATTTCATGTAGCATACCTCTGTTCTAGTACATTGTGCATTGGTTCTTGCCATTAGTGTGAAGTTGTCCCTGGGAAAATCTATATTCAGGTGCAAGAAGGTAGTGAAAACTAATTAGCTGGCTGTATGGTATTAACCAAACAAAAGATAGAAGGGCTAACTAAGACTGAATACATCTTCAAAGCAGCGGTGCTTGACAGATATCTCTGGTCTTAATGAATTTGATTTCTATCAGGAGCTTACTTATACAGATACTAAAAATGCTCAAAATAAATACCATGATAAGCATCATGGCTTGAGTTAATccatgaaaataattacttctgGTATTGCAAAGGTGAGAGAATTTGCTTCTGTGTAAACATGGGATCTTGTGCTGTGGTTTAGGCTTGCTTTTGGGCAACTATTcagaaaagcttccttttaaactttgaaatctgTAAGCTAGTAAATTGTTTACTTTCAGAACTGGGTTTACAGTTTGTTGTTTTCGAACTCTAACTCTATGAAACTTCTCATGTTGCAGACTGAAAGCAGAATTCCAGCGGTACCAGTCGTACAACTACAATGATTATTACCAAGATTATCAGAACTACTACTCGCAGTGGAATTATGATCCTTATGCTGACTACAACTACAGCTCTTATACTCCCTATGACAGCATGCAAACTGTTGGAGACTGCTCTTTAGGAGATACTCTTATGGCTCCAGCTGTTTTTGAGGTAAAGATACTACacatttgctttaaagaaaaaagttcacaAATTGTAAGTTGTGTGAATTGTGTAAGTGAGAGCAAAAAGTCCTAAAACTGAAATCCTGCTTTCTACTTAGTGTGGATGTTAAAATAACAGGCTTCATTGAGAGGTATCTTTCAAGTGCTTAAGTACTGCATCTGTAGAATTGGAGATTAATACACCATTATTCATGCATGCCAAATAACAGTTCTGATGGCGTACTTCTGTAGGCTCCTTCTCGTGTTTCTGATGTACTTTGCTTAAAGCAAATAGAAGAATTTTTAGGATGGCCTTATCTTAGATCAGCTCATTTCTCAATTAAAACTTCCAGAAgccctttccaacctgaactatGCTGTTACCGTAAAAGTTGGTTGGAGAAAGTCTCTTAAGACTGTGGTTTGGGAGTACAAAGTTaattttggatttgtgatggTTTCCAAAATGGATTATGATTATAATTCAATCTaagagtatttctttttttctttaggaaactTCAGCTATGACTGAAATCAATGATGACCTAATAACTGAAGGTAATGGAATTTAGCTATACTTGTGCCCTTTAACAACACAAGCCAATGACTGTTGCATGAAGAATGTTTTAGAAATGCAGCTGATATAGTGGGATCCTCTGTGtgtaaaagctgaaatgagGTTAGGACTTTAAAGCTGATAGTGTATACCATGTCAAGTAGATTGGGACATTATCAACAACACAGGTTTCTTTGtaactttgcttttgttcttgttctgAAATAGTCTCATACTGAATTTGTGATGTCTTTGTATTGATTTTGCTAAGCATATTCTACATTAAACTCATGAATATGCAAAAGCTTTGTTTGCCAAACCCTGAGGTAAAAGCTTACATTGCAGGTCCTAAAAGGAGGATTCAACTTGTGCCTAAAGATCTGGTACAAAACTTAATTGTTTGGCCTGGAATGTTTTCAGGCAATTCCTTGCATAGAGACAATCTTCTCAGTGTCCAGAAACTATCCTCTGTAACACACATT
This window harbors:
- the LOC115616722 gene encoding tRNA selenocysteine 1-associated protein 1-like isoform X2 translates to MASQDLLAKKRECLQAYSWWRTPQKKRKKKNKIKPGRIEFVPSSTAARPDYSIFVGELTPEVDDFQLYDYFLKRYPSCIDCKIATDLLGYSRGYAFVRFGEQGDQMRALQDCQNAPGLGGKRIRLSIGISKRLKAEFQRYQSYNYNDYYQDYQNYYSQWNYDPYADYNYSSYTPYDSMQTVGDCSLGDTLMAPAVFEETSAMTEINDDLITEDPQLYLDVDEMNRQFMETSEELYDSLMNCHWQPLDTVTSDIPSAI
- the LOC115616722 gene encoding tRNA selenocysteine 1-associated protein 1-like isoform X1, which produces MGPQASFKGKDLLAKKRECLQAYSWWRTPQKKRKKKNKIKPGRIEFVPSSTAARPDYSIFVGELTPEVDDFQLYDYFLKRYPSCIDCKIATDLLGYSRGYAFVRFGEQGDQMRALQDCQNAPGLGGKRIRLSIGISKRLKAEFQRYQSYNYNDYYQDYQNYYSQWNYDPYADYNYSSYTPYDSMQTVGDCSLGDTLMAPAVFEETSAMTEINDDLITEDPQLYLDVDEMNRQFMETSEELYDSLMNCHWQPLDTVTSDIPSAI